In the genome of Prionailurus viverrinus isolate Anna unplaced genomic scaffold, UM_Priviv_1.0 scaffold_64, whole genome shotgun sequence, one region contains:
- the LOC125159831 gene encoding zinc finger X-linked protein ZXDB-like, whose amino-acid sequence MFRPAAGGGVAPPPLLWFPRSLPDAEMESPRLLPATGTRQSGGAGIPAGGSRVHGGPDPWAGQVPARRLVLLRGLQDGGPERECEEARAASQGSGPSPLAPRPDYAGGGGDSGDGDDFFLVLLDPVGGDVETSEARQASGPVGREEAQSGPQLQKGESGGNPLGRPALGPHCQSAVPAPPPAQAPAPVPAPGLGPAMAFASTITIHNQNLLLRFENGVLTLATPPPPAWEPGVAPAPQPGGLMAHQAGIPHAAQPSDCPELPPDLLLAEPAEPAPAPAPEEEAESQLAAAESPRRPLGPGPGVVLYLCPEAQCGQTFAKKHQLKVHLLTHSSSQGQRPFKCPLGGCGWTFTTSYKLKRHLQSHDKLRPFGCPAEGCGKSFTTVYNLKAHMKGHEQENSFKCEVCEESFPTQAKLSAHQRSHFEPERPYQCAFSGCKKTFITVSALFSHNRAHFREQELFSCSFPGCSKQYDKACRLKIHLRSHTGERPFLCDFDGCGWNFTSMSKLLRHKRKHDDDRRFMCPVEGCGKSFTRAEHLKGHSITHLGTKPFVCPVEGCCARFSARSSLYIHSKKHLQDVDTWKSRCPVSTCNKLFTSKHSMKTHMAKRHNLSQDLLAQLEAANSLTPSSELTSQGQSDLNDAELVSLFSDVPGSSSAAVLDTALVNSGILTIDVASVSSTLAGNLPANNNNSLGQAVDPRTLMATSDLPQSLDTSLFFGTTASGFQQGPLDMDDASSLSVGPLASLGPLAMKNSSQEPQALTPSSKLTVDTDALTPSSTLCENSVSELLTPTKAEWNVHPDSDFFGQEEETQFGFSNPAGNHGSQKETDLITVTGSSFLV is encoded by the coding sequence ATGTTCAGGCCcgcggcagggggcggggtcgctcctcctcctctgctctggtTCCCGCGGAGCCTCCCGGACGCTGAGATGGAAAGCCCAAGGCTGCTCCCGGCTACCGGGACGCGACAGAGCGGCGGTGCTGGCATCCCTGCGGGCGGCAGCCGGGTCCACGGAGGCCCTGACCCGTGGGCTGGCCAGGTCCCCGCGCGCCGACTCGTGCTGCTCCGGGGCCTCCAAGATGGCGGGCCCGAGAGGGAGTGCGAGGAGGCCCGCGCGGCCTCACAGGGCTCAGGCCCCAGCCCGTTGGCGCCCAGGCCAGATTACGCTGGCGGCGGTGGCGACAGCGGCGACGGCGATGACTTTTTCCTGGTGCTGCTGGACCCAGTGGGTGGTGATGTGGAGACCTCGGAAGCCCGCCAGGCCTCAGGGCCTGTAGGAAGGGAGGAGGCCCAGTCTGGCCCACAGCTCCAGAAGGGTGAGAGTGGCGGGAACCCACTTGGGCGACCGGCGCTAGGCCCCCACTGCCAGTCTGCggtccccgccccacccccggcccaaGCCCCAGCCCCGGTCCCCGCTCCAGGCCTGGGACCCGCCATGGCCTTCGCGAGCACTATCACCATCCACAACCAAAACCTGCTTTTGCGCTTTGAGAATGGTGTCCTCACCCTTGCCACGCCCCCGCCGCCAGCCTGGGAGCCTGGGGTCGCGCCTGCCCCTCAGCCCGGGGGTCTGATGGCTCACCAAGCGGGGATCCCACACGCAGCGCAGCCCAGCGACTGCCCCGAGCTGCCGCCCGACCTCCTGCTGGCCGAACCGGCTGAACCGGCGCCTGCCCCGGCGcctgaggaggaggcagagagccaGCTCGCAGCAGCCGAGAGCCCCCGCAGGCCGCTGGGCCCGGGCCCGGGGGTGGTGCTGTACCTGTGTCCCGAGGCCCAGTGCGGACAAACCTTTGCCAAGAAGCACCAGCTGAAGGTGCACCTGCTGACTCACAGCAGCAGCCAGGGCCAGCGGCCCTTCAAGTGCCCCCTGGGCGGCTGCGGCTGGACTTTCACCACCTCCTACAAGCTCAAGAGGCACCTGCAGTCTCACGACAAACTTCGGCCCTTTGGCTGCCCTGCGGAGGGCTGTGGCAAGAGCTTCACCACAGTGTATAACCTTAAGGCACACATGAAGGGCCATGAGCAGGAGAACTCATTCAAGTGCGAAGTGTGCGAGGAGAGCTTCCCTACACAGGCCAAACTCAGCGCCCACCAACGCAGCCATTTCGAGCCCGAGAGGCCCTATCAGTGCGCGTTTTCCGGCTGCAAGAAGACGTTTATCACAGTGAGTGCCCTGTTTTCCCACAACCGTGCCCACTTCAGGGAACAGGAACTCTTCTCCTGCTCTTTTCCTGGATGCAGCAAACAGTACGACAAGGCTTGTCGCCTGAAAATTCACCTGCGGAGCCACACAGGTGAGAGACCTTTCCTTTGTGACTTTGACGGCTGTGGCTGGAACTTCACCAGCATGTCCAAACTCTTAAGGCACAAAAGGAAGCACGATGATGACCGGAGGTTCATGTGTCCTGTGGAAGGCTGTGGGAAATCTTTCACGAGGGCCGAGCACCTGAAAGGCCACAGCATAACCCACCTGGGCACAAAGCCTTTTGTGTGCCCTGTGGAAGGCTGCTGTGCCAGGTTCTCTGCTCGCAGTAGTCTCTACATTCACTCCAAGAAACACTTGCAGGATGTGGACACTTGGAAAAGCCGTTGCCCAGTCTCTACTTGTAATAAACTTTTCACATCCAAGCACAGCATGAAGACCCACATGGCCAAAAGGCACAACCTCAGCCAGGATCTCTTAGCTCAGCTGGAAGCTGCAAATTCTCTTACACCCAGCAGTGAACTTACCAGCCAGGGACAGAGTGATCTCAATGATGCAGAGCTAGTGTCTCTCTTCTCTGATGTGCCTGGCAGTAGTTCTGCTGCAGTGTTGGACACAGCACTGGTGAACTCTGGAATCTTGACTATTGATGTGGCTTCTGTGAGTTCAACTCTGGCAGGGAACCTCcctgctaataataataattccttagGGCAGGCTGTGGACCCTCGGACCTTGATGGCCACCAGTGACCTTCCCCAAAGTCTGGatacctctctcttttttggaaCAACAGCCTCTGGTTTTCAGCAGGGTCCCTTAGATATGGATGATGCCTCAAGTCTAAGTGTGGGGCCATTGGCATCTCTGGGCCCTTTGGCTATGAAAAACTCGAGTCAAGAACCCCAAGCTTTGACGCCCAGCAGCAAGCTAACAGTGGACACAGATGCTCTGACTCCTTCCAGCACCCTTTGTGAAAACAGTGTCTCAGAACTACTGACGCCAACCAAAGCAGAATGGAATGTACATCCTGACTCTGACTTCTTTGGACAGGAGGAAGAAACCCAGTTTGGATTTTCCAATCCAGCAGGAAACCATGGTTCTCAGAAAGAAACAGATCTTATCACAGTGACTGGCAGCTCATTTTTGGTATGA